The following are encoded together in the Cynocephalus volans isolate mCynVol1 chromosome 4, mCynVol1.pri, whole genome shotgun sequence genome:
- the LOC134376174 gene encoding tripartite motif-containing protein 77-like — protein MALKGKLLRGMYEELKEMCHKPDMELLQHFGTMLKRSESVQLHMPQPVNPELSSWPITGLIDRLNQFQVYISWEDEIAACHVPLFEDLRHLLSTPALLDVVHNPTRSKSFLAWGAQPFTSGRHYWEVDVGVCGKWIIGFCNDSWTKRNDMMVNSEGIFLLFCVKEETCCCLFTSSPLLPHYVERPLGPVGVFLDYECGTLSFVNAAHSSLICSLFSCSFSSSLRPFFCAGTT, from the exons ATGGCCCTAAAGGGGAAACTCCTAAGAGGAATGTATGAGGAACTGAAGGAAATGTGCCATAAACCAGACATGGAGCTGCTCCAG CATTTTGGAACCATGTTGAAAAG GAGTGAGTCTGTGCAGCTTCACATGCCCCAGCCTGTGAACCCAGAGCTCAGTTCTTGGCCCATCACTGGACTGATAGACAGGCTCAACCAATTCCAAG TATATATTTCCTGGGAAGATGAAATAGCCGCTTGTCACGTGCCCCTGTTTGAAGATCTGAGACATTTGCTCTCTACTCCTGCTCTTCTCGATGTTGTCCATAATCCAACAAGGTCAAAGTCTTTCCTCGCATGGGGAGCCCAGCCATTCACTTCTGGCCGACATTACTGGGAGGTGGATGTGGGGGTGTGTGGGAAATGGATCATTGGATTTTGTAATGATTCCTGGACAAAGAGGAATGACATGATGGTTAACTCCGAGgggatttttctacttttctgtgtcAAGGAGGAGACTTGCTGCTGTCTCTttacctcctccccactcctgccTCACTACGTGGAAAGGCCTCTCGGCCCCGTAGGGGTGTTCCTGGATTATGAATGTGGTACACTGAGCTTTGTTAATGCGGCCCATAGTTCCCTCATCTGTAGTCTCTTCTCctgttccttctcttcttctctgcGACCTTTCTTTTGCGCTGGAACCACATGA